A DNA window from Bradyrhizobium barranii subsp. barranii contains the following coding sequences:
- the urtC gene encoding urea ABC transporter permease subunit UrtC: MTPHMLTRSLDRGATIFLAIVAACGILIPLSNLLLPAGSVLQVPTYLVALWGKYVCYAILALSIDLIWGYCGILSLGHGAFFALGGYAMGMYLMRQIGTRGVYGNPILPDFMVFLNYSKLPWYWYGFDMFWFAALMVLVVPGLLAFCFGWLAFRSRVTGVYLSIITQAMTYALLLAFFRNDFGFGGNNGLTDFKDILGFNVQAEGTRAALFALSCLALILSFLICRSVVSSKLGKVLIAIRDAESRSRFLGYRVESYKLFVFALSACMAGVAGALYVPQVGIINPSEFAPGNSIEAVIWVAVGGRGTLIGPALGAVVVNYAKTFFTSGMLAPYWLFMLGALFILVTLLLPKGIVGTFNAWWESSKEKRTAATSASAAAEDGVTEPKMAE; this comes from the coding sequence ATGACCCCCCACATGCTGACCAGGTCGCTGGACCGCGGCGCGACGATCTTTCTCGCCATCGTCGCGGCCTGCGGCATCCTCATCCCGCTCTCCAACCTGCTGCTGCCCGCGGGCTCGGTCCTGCAGGTGCCGACCTATCTGGTCGCGCTCTGGGGCAAATATGTCTGCTACGCGATCCTCGCGCTCTCGATCGACCTGATCTGGGGCTATTGCGGCATCCTCTCGCTCGGCCACGGCGCCTTCTTCGCGCTCGGCGGCTACGCGATGGGCATGTACCTGATGCGGCAGATCGGCACCCGCGGCGTCTACGGCAACCCGATCCTGCCCGACTTCATGGTCTTCCTGAACTATTCGAAGCTGCCCTGGTACTGGTACGGATTCGATATGTTCTGGTTCGCGGCGCTGATGGTGCTGGTCGTGCCCGGCCTGCTTGCGTTCTGCTTCGGCTGGCTCGCCTTCCGCTCCCGCGTCACCGGCGTGTATTTGTCGATCATCACGCAGGCGATGACCTACGCGCTGCTGCTCGCCTTCTTCCGCAATGATTTCGGCTTCGGCGGCAACAACGGCCTGACCGACTTCAAGGACATCCTCGGCTTCAACGTGCAGGCCGAGGGCACCCGTGCCGCGCTGTTTGCGCTGAGCTGCCTGGCGCTGATCCTGAGCTTCCTGATCTGCCGCTCCGTCGTGTCCTCCAAGCTCGGCAAGGTTCTGATCGCAATCCGCGACGCGGAATCGCGCAGCCGGTTCCTCGGGTACCGCGTCGAATCCTACAAGCTGTTCGTGTTCGCGTTGTCGGCCTGCATGGCCGGCGTTGCCGGTGCGCTCTACGTGCCCCAGGTCGGCATCATCAACCCGAGCGAGTTCGCACCCGGCAATTCGATCGAGGCGGTGATCTGGGTCGCGGTCGGTGGTCGCGGTACGCTGATCGGCCCTGCACTCGGCGCCGTCGTCGTCAACTACGCAAAAACGTTCTTCACCTCGGGCATGCTCGCGCCCTACTGGCTGTTCATGCTGGGCGCGCTGTTCATCCTGGTGACGCTGCTGCTGCCGAAGGGCATCGTCGGCACCTTCAATGCCTGGTGGGAGTCGTCCAAAGAAAAACGCACCGCGGCGACCAGCGCGAGCGCCGCGGCCGAAGATGGCGTCACCGAACCCAAGATGGCGGAGTAG
- the urtE gene encoding urea ABC transporter ATP-binding subunit UrtE, with translation MLEVKDINLFYGAAQALRGVSIAAEPGKVTCVLGRNGVGKTSLLRAMVGQYPISSGAIVLDGSDITGLKPYERARKGIGFVPQGREIFPLLTVEENLKTGFGPLKREDRHIPDDVFSLFPVLQSMLGRRGGDLSGGQQQQLAIGRALVMRPKLLLLDEPTEGIQPSIIKDIGRAISYLRNLGNIAIVLVEQYLDFACELGDSFAVMDRGAVKFSCDRSNLDPAEISRQMAL, from the coding sequence ATGCTTGAGGTCAAGGACATCAACCTGTTCTACGGCGCGGCGCAGGCGCTGCGCGGCGTCTCCATCGCCGCAGAGCCCGGCAAGGTCACCTGCGTGCTCGGACGCAACGGCGTCGGCAAGACCTCGCTGTTGCGCGCCATGGTCGGCCAGTATCCGATCTCCTCGGGCGCGATCGTGCTCGACGGCAGCGACATCACCGGGCTCAAGCCCTACGAGCGAGCGCGCAAGGGCATCGGCTTCGTGCCGCAGGGCCGCGAGATATTTCCTTTGCTGACGGTCGAGGAGAACCTCAAGACCGGCTTCGGTCCGCTCAAGCGCGAGGACAGGCACATCCCGGACGACGTGTTCTCGCTGTTCCCGGTGCTGCAATCGATGCTCGGCCGGCGCGGCGGCGACCTCTCCGGCGGCCAGCAGCAGCAGCTCGCGATCGGGCGTGCGCTGGTGATGCGGCCAAAGCTGCTCCTGCTCGACGAGCCGACCGAGGGCATCCAGCCGTCGATCATCAAGGACATCGGCCGTGCCATCTCCTACCTGCGTAACCTCGGCAACATCGCCATCGTGCTGGTCGAACAATATCTCGACTTTGCCTGCGAACTCGGCGACAGTTTCGCCGTGATGGATCGCGGCGCGGTGAAGTTCTCCTGCGACCGATCCAATCTCGATCCGGCCGAAATCAGCCGCCAAATGGCGCTGTAA
- the urtD gene encoding urea ABC transporter ATP-binding protein UrtD encodes MNVMDTRATSAMLYLDGVHVSFDGFHAINNLSLTLAPGEMRAIIGPNGAGKTTMMDIITGKTKPDEGTVLFDGVTDLTRLDETRIAELGIGRKFQKPTVFESQTVQDNLLLALNVDHSVKGTLFWRGSRAESERIDKVLETIRLTDARNRLAGSLSHGQKQWLEIGMLLAQDPKLLLVDEPVAGMTDVETHLTAELLKEINKTHTVMVVEHDMTFVRELGVKVTCLHEGTVLAEGTIDQVSSNERVIEVYLGR; translated from the coding sequence ATGAACGTCATGGATACACGCGCGACCTCCGCGATGCTCTATCTCGACGGCGTGCACGTCTCATTCGACGGCTTCCACGCCATCAACAATTTGTCGCTGACGCTCGCGCCCGGCGAGATGCGCGCCATCATCGGCCCGAACGGCGCGGGCAAGACCACGATGATGGACATCATCACCGGCAAGACCAAGCCCGACGAGGGCACGGTGCTGTTCGACGGCGTCACTGATTTGACGCGTCTGGACGAGACCCGCATCGCCGAGCTCGGCATCGGCCGCAAATTCCAGAAGCCGACCGTGTTCGAGAGCCAGACCGTGCAGGACAACCTCCTGCTCGCGCTCAATGTCGACCACAGCGTCAAGGGCACGCTGTTCTGGCGCGGCAGCAGGGCGGAGTCCGAGCGCATCGACAAGGTGCTCGAGACGATCCGCCTCACCGACGCCCGCAACCGGCTCGCCGGCAGCCTGAGCCACGGTCAGAAGCAGTGGCTCGAGATCGGCATGCTGCTGGCGCAGGATCCGAAGCTGCTGCTCGTCGACGAGCCCGTCGCGGGCATGACCGACGTCGAGACGCATCTTACCGCCGAGCTGCTGAAAGAGATCAACAAGACCCACACCGTGATGGTCGTCGAGCACGACATGACGTTCGTGCGCGAGCTCGGCGTCAAGGTCACCTGCCTGCATGAAGGCACCGTGCTCGCGGAAGGAACCATCGACCAGGTCTCGTCCAACGAGCGGGTCATCGAAGTCTATCTGGGGCGCTGA